Proteins from one Streptomyces roseifaciens genomic window:
- a CDS encoding DUF6896 domain-containing protein: protein MLGYVEALNAVDEAMRAAIPSLEQLADVLGLVRSRRIISRSGHIGTYSYTVHGAGCRFVSDNGTEVDVDFDADGSEIFDLWRLRSYGLSLPEPLDVTDQDLRTAVRSLQPLLTEVRPGWFSVAS from the coding sequence GTGCTTGGCTACGTCGAGGCTCTGAACGCGGTTGACGAGGCTATGAGGGCCGCGATCCCGTCGCTTGAGCAACTCGCAGATGTCCTCGGCCTGGTCCGTTCGCGCCGAATCATCAGCCGGAGTGGGCACATCGGCACCTACTCCTACACGGTTCATGGGGCCGGGTGCCGCTTCGTCAGCGACAACGGCACCGAGGTCGATGTCGACTTCGACGCCGACGGGAGCGAAATCTTCGACCTCTGGCGGCTGCGCTCGTACGGGCTGAGCCTGCCGGAGCCTCTCGACGTCACTGATCAGGACCTGCGGACCGCAGTGCGGTCCCTGCAACCGCTTCTGACCGAGGTGCGACCGGGGTGGTTCAGCGTAGCCAGCTGA
- a CDS encoding SpoIIE family protein phosphatase, which yields MAVRRTGAMAGGVYLKDTAEEVLGLVVLCGLPVEAFAPWWRAALASRGPTPDALYEDRLVWVGSQEELARLYPRSAASIPYPLAFAVAPLRGVRQRWGTLMLMWPAGRSSWLTLREREHIAFSSQSIAQVLDAANPPPTIPDRPRYVPPLHHPRTTKTHQALAAADLVERLPLGALSLDPEGRITFANTAATDLLGKPVRQLLGTQPWQSLPWLDNVTCMDTYRTAVTSREPAAMTVLSPPDRWLGLRLYPGDSGISVLITPSSTAGRSDRPVGEEPAAVGTPDASRIHLLVYLAAALTDTVSVQDVVNLAADQILPAFGAQGLIMSTTEVGRIRIIGYRGYDPEVIERLDGLPTDADLTPAGHALATGTASFFTDRTELARAYPGTPQTSDKHAWAFLPLITSGRPIGCCLLAYNRPHTFTAAERSVLTPLAGLIAQALDRARLYDAKHNLAHALQQTLLPHTLPTVTGLDVAARYLPASHGMDIGGDFYDLIRLTDTTAAAIIGDVQGHDVTAAALMGQVRTAVHSHATAGAPPDQVLARTDRDLADLDAGRFASCLYAHLDLAHHRVTLTSAGHPPPLLRHPDHRAQAVDIDPGPPLGLGLGTPSYPLTSLPLPPGSLLALYTDGLVEVPGTDITDRFRMPSCGDAGGSWNNPFSHGLRGDGAVWNGLGLHGSSCLATSRL from the coding sequence ATGGCTGTACGCCGTACCGGTGCCATGGCCGGGGGTGTCTATCTGAAGGACACCGCGGAAGAGGTACTGGGCTTGGTTGTGCTGTGCGGTCTGCCGGTCGAGGCTTTCGCTCCGTGGTGGCGGGCTGCGCTCGCTTCCCGGGGGCCGACCCCGGATGCGCTGTACGAGGATCGGCTCGTGTGGGTGGGTTCTCAGGAGGAGCTGGCCCGCTTGTATCCGCGCTCCGCCGCGAGTATCCCTTACCCTCTCGCGTTCGCGGTCGCCCCGCTGAGAGGCGTACGCCAGCGCTGGGGCACGCTGATGTTGATGTGGCCGGCCGGTCGCTCGTCCTGGCTTACGCTTCGCGAGCGTGAGCACATCGCCTTCAGCTCGCAGAGCATCGCCCAGGTCCTGGACGCGGCAAACCCCCCTCCGACCATTCCGGACCGGCCCCGCTACGTCCCCCCTCTGCACCACCCCCGCACGACAAAGACACATCAGGCGCTCGCGGCGGCCGACCTGGTCGAGCGTCTTCCCCTCGGAGCACTTTCCCTCGATCCGGAAGGAAGGATCACCTTCGCCAACACCGCTGCCACCGACCTGTTGGGCAAACCGGTGAGGCAACTGTTGGGTACCCAGCCGTGGCAGTCGCTGCCGTGGCTGGACAACGTCACCTGTATGGATACCTACCGCACGGCCGTGACCAGCCGCGAGCCAGCCGCCATGACCGTCCTGAGCCCGCCGGACCGGTGGCTCGGCCTCCGCCTTTACCCGGGCGACAGCGGAATCAGCGTCCTCATCACGCCCAGCAGTACCGCTGGCCGCTCCGACAGGCCAGTCGGCGAGGAGCCGGCTGCCGTCGGCACCCCGGACGCGAGCCGTATTCACCTGCTCGTGTACCTGGCGGCCGCGTTGACCGATACCGTGAGTGTCCAAGACGTCGTCAATCTGGCCGCCGATCAGATCCTCCCCGCTTTCGGCGCCCAGGGTCTGATCATGTCCACAACTGAAGTCGGACGCATCCGGATCATCGGATACCGCGGTTACGACCCGGAGGTCATCGAGCGACTCGACGGCCTGCCCACGGATGCCGATCTCACCCCCGCCGGCCATGCCCTGGCAACCGGAACCGCCTCCTTCTTCACCGACCGCACCGAGCTGGCCCGGGCCTACCCCGGAACGCCGCAGACCAGCGACAAGCACGCCTGGGCCTTCCTCCCGCTGATTACCTCCGGGCGCCCCATCGGCTGCTGCCTGCTCGCCTACAACCGTCCGCACACCTTCACCGCCGCGGAACGCTCCGTCCTCACGCCGCTGGCGGGGCTCATCGCCCAAGCCCTGGACCGCGCCCGCCTCTACGACGCCAAGCACAACCTCGCCCACGCTCTCCAGCAGACCCTCCTGCCCCACACCCTGCCCACCGTGACCGGACTCGACGTCGCCGCCCGCTACCTCCCCGCCAGCCACGGCATGGACATCGGCGGCGACTTCTACGACCTCATCCGCCTCACCGACACCACCGCCGCAGCCATCATCGGCGACGTCCAAGGCCACGACGTGACAGCCGCCGCCCTCATGGGCCAAGTCCGCACCGCGGTCCACTCCCACGCCACCGCCGGCGCGCCCCCCGACCAAGTCCTCGCCCGTACCGACCGGGACCTGGCAGACCTGGACGCCGGGCGGTTCGCCTCCTGCCTCTACGCCCATCTCGACCTGGCCCACCACCGAGTGACCCTCACCAGCGCCGGCCACCCCCCGCCGCTCCTGCGCCACCCCGACCACCGGGCCCAAGCCGTAGACATCGACCCCGGCCCGCCTCTCGGGCTCGGCCTGGGGACCCCTTCTTATCCGCTCACCAGCCTTCCCCTGCCCCCTGGATCCCTCCTCGCCCTCTACACCGACGGCCTCGTGGAGGTGCCCGGCACCGACATAACTGATCGTTTCAGAATGCCGTCCTGCGGAGACGCTGGCGGCTCATGGAACAATCCCTTCAGCCACGGGCTCAGGGGGGATGGTGCTGTATGGAACGGGTTGGGGCTGCACGGGAGCTCGTGCTTGGCTACGTCGAGGCTCTGA
- a CDS encoding thiol-activated cytolysin family protein yields the protein MPVGIDTEDRAELGISITRLEGKETASPPTLSNINEALSTIIGEKICPSTNPYFTKTEAYTGQEAAPQLGVSARYGGFGAKLDAAIERKEYHNTVVVYLRQHGFTAQCDMEPPGSFFGDSFTETKLQALVDRGVMSSKNPPLIVSEVHYGRIVIFTLTSSSSETEINAALQASFSGFGSEISTELKTRYKNVFNQSKMTIIGKGVPEEVLQALVSGDYKNIFPTEQTYRSYVPLGYTVRTLNGEDARLGESTTYDAVSWDGMQRAVTLTLDRFAGGFGGGSGTDNFWVTLDGKDHHVTMGKPAVAKRIFASDGTGEPFRVTRYAIGEKGDWREFPKGPISYSPKERGWFSDNGTLAIRSMAFPLSMGFGYTASWA from the coding sequence GTGCCGGTCGGGATCGACACCGAGGACCGGGCGGAACTGGGCATCTCCATCACCCGCCTGGAAGGGAAGGAGACCGCGTCACCGCCCACCCTGAGCAACATCAACGAGGCGCTCAGCACGATCATCGGCGAGAAGATCTGCCCTTCCACCAACCCCTACTTCACCAAGACCGAGGCATACACCGGGCAGGAAGCCGCACCGCAACTGGGAGTCTCCGCCCGATACGGCGGATTCGGCGCGAAGCTGGACGCCGCGATCGAACGCAAGGAGTACCACAACACGGTGGTGGTCTACCTGCGCCAGCACGGCTTCACCGCGCAATGCGACATGGAACCCCCGGGGTCGTTCTTCGGCGACAGCTTCACCGAGACCAAGCTCCAGGCCCTGGTCGACCGCGGCGTCATGAGCTCGAAGAACCCGCCGCTGATCGTCTCAGAGGTCCACTACGGACGCATCGTGATCTTCACCCTGACGTCCTCCAGCAGCGAGACCGAGATCAACGCCGCCCTCCAGGCCAGCTTCAGCGGCTTCGGCTCCGAGATCTCCACGGAACTCAAGACGCGCTACAAGAACGTCTTCAACCAGTCCAAGATGACCATCATCGGCAAAGGCGTCCCCGAAGAGGTCCTCCAGGCACTGGTCAGCGGCGACTACAAGAACATCTTCCCCACCGAACAGACCTACCGCAGCTACGTTCCCCTCGGCTACACCGTCCGCACCCTCAACGGCGAAGACGCCCGACTCGGCGAGTCCACGACCTACGACGCCGTCTCCTGGGACGGCATGCAACGAGCGGTCACCCTCACCCTGGACCGATTCGCCGGCGGCTTCGGCGGCGGTAGCGGCACCGACAACTTCTGGGTCACCCTCGACGGGAAGGACCACCACGTCACGATGGGCAAGCCCGCCGTCGCGAAACGGATCTTCGCCAGCGACGGAACCGGCGAACCGTTCCGCGTGACCCGGTACGCCATCGGCGAAAAGGGCGACTGGCGTGAATTCCCGAAGGGACCGATCTCCTACTCCCCGAAGGAACGGGGCTGGTTCTCCGACAACGGCACACTGGCGATCAGATCGATGGCCTTCCCCCTCTCGATGGGGTTCGGCTACACCGCCTCCTGGGCGTAG